From the genome of Bradyrhizobium elkanii USDA 76, one region includes:
- a CDS encoding PaaI family thioesterase yields the protein MSEASADMPPGAQLLGREWLGFDGEIATVRFEAQPLFTNRHGTIQGGFLAAMLDSATGLGALAALPATRTVVTRTLTTRFLKPARIGPITAKAKVISQTDRDMIVEADLIDANDVTVASATAELRVLDKR from the coding sequence TTGAGTGAAGCAAGCGCAGACATGCCACCCGGCGCGCAACTTCTTGGACGCGAGTGGCTGGGCTTCGACGGTGAAATCGCCACAGTCCGTTTCGAGGCGCAACCCTTGTTCACCAACCGCCATGGAACGATCCAGGGTGGTTTCCTTGCCGCGATGCTGGATTCAGCGACAGGCCTCGGCGCTCTCGCAGCGCTGCCCGCAACGCGGACCGTCGTGACCAGGACGCTGACCACGCGGTTTCTCAAACCAGCGCGCATCGGCCCGATCACGGCCAAGGCGAAGGTCATCTCGCAGACCGACCGCGACATGATCGTGGAAGCCGATCTGATCGACGCCAACGATGTGACGGTCGCCAGCGCCACGGCCGAGTTGCGGGTTCTGGACAAGCGATAG
- a CDS encoding gamma-glutamyltransferase — protein sequence MSDQFSNSQVIRKPAVSAKGGIVAAQSRKAAEIGAEVLAAGGDCVDAVIATTFALGVVEPWMSGAGGGGAMVLYRAKENRVEVIDYGMRAPDGLRIEDYPLTGGAASDLFPWARVKDDRNLHGPGSIAVPGVVAGMEEAHRRHAKMPWKDLLAPSVKLAGEGLLVDWWTTAMIASSAADLRRYPASAAAYLQDGLPPNAQWGIRSVVRMPQDRLKATMAQLAAAGPRDFYEGDLARSIADDIQAAGGALSVRDLAAFRAHLREPLKIPYRGGTVYATPELTAGPTMARTLGLLQKALAPTQGGPDAAAYAAYAEALQAAYRERLKDMGDVDGRRALGAEAIAPSCTTHFSAVDRDGNMAAVTQTLLSTFGSKFVTPNTGLTMNNGIMWFDPTQGNPNSLAPGKRCLTNYTPVVAQAADGRTLAAGASGGRRILPAVSQLLSFVMDFGMDLDAAIHQPRIDASEGAVVIGDKRLPSSVREALRGRFDFEEARIQTLPMKFACPSVVLRDGTTNSGVTEPFQPWGDAIAEG from the coding sequence ATGTCCGACCAGTTCTCCAACTCGCAAGTGATCCGCAAGCCGGCCGTCAGCGCCAAGGGCGGCATCGTCGCCGCACAGTCGCGCAAGGCGGCCGAGATCGGCGCGGAGGTATTGGCCGCGGGCGGCGATTGCGTCGACGCCGTGATCGCGACCACCTTCGCGCTTGGCGTCGTGGAGCCGTGGATGAGCGGCGCCGGCGGCGGCGGCGCGATGGTGCTGTATCGCGCCAAGGAGAACCGCGTCGAGGTGATCGACTACGGCATGCGCGCCCCTGACGGCCTGCGCATCGAGGATTATCCGCTGACCGGCGGGGCGGCCTCCGACCTGTTCCCCTGGGCGCGGGTCAAGGACGACCGCAACCTGCACGGCCCCGGCTCGATCGCGGTGCCCGGTGTCGTTGCCGGCATGGAGGAAGCGCATCGCCGCCACGCCAAAATGCCGTGGAAGGACCTGCTGGCGCCGAGCGTCAAGCTCGCCGGCGAAGGCCTTCTGGTCGATTGGTGGACCACCGCGATGATCGCAAGCTCCGCCGCCGATCTGCGGCGCTATCCCGCCAGCGCGGCGGCGTATCTGCAGGATGGCCTGCCGCCGAACGCGCAATGGGGCATCAGGTCGGTGGTCCGCATGCCGCAGGACAGGCTGAAGGCCACGATGGCGCAGCTCGCTGCCGCCGGTCCGCGCGATTTCTACGAGGGCGATCTGGCGCGCAGCATCGCCGACGACATCCAGGCCGCCGGCGGCGCGCTGTCGGTGCGCGACCTCGCCGCCTTCCGCGCCCATCTGCGCGAGCCGCTGAAGATTCCTTACCGCGGCGGCACGGTCTATGCGACGCCGGAGCTGACCGCGGGTCCGACCATGGCGCGCACGCTCGGCCTGCTGCAAAAGGCGCTGGCGCCCACGCAGGGCGGTCCGGATGCGGCGGCCTACGCTGCCTATGCCGAGGCGCTGCAAGCCGCCTATCGCGAACGGCTGAAGGACATGGGCGATGTCGACGGCCGCCGCGCGCTCGGCGCCGAAGCAATCGCGCCAAGCTGCACCACGCATTTCTCCGCGGTCGACCGCGACGGCAACATGGCCGCGGTGACGCAGACCTTGCTGTCGACCTTCGGCTCCAAATTCGTGACGCCGAACACCGGGCTGACCATGAACAACGGCATCATGTGGTTCGATCCGACGCAAGGCAATCCGAACTCGCTTGCGCCCGGCAAACGCTGCCTGACCAACTACACGCCGGTCGTGGCGCAGGCGGCCGACGGCCGCACGCTCGCCGCGGGTGCATCGGGCGGCCGCCGCATCCTGCCGGCGGTGTCGCAACTGCTCTCCTTCGTGATGGATTTCGGCATGGATCTCGACGCCGCGATCCACCAGCCCCGGATCGACGCCAGCGAGGGCGCCGTGGTGATCGGCGACAAGCGCCTGCCCTCCAGCGTGCGCGAGGCGCTGCGCGGCCGCTTCGACTTCGAGGAGGCCCGTATCCAGACCCTGCCGATGAAGTTCGCCTGCCCGAGCGTCGTGCTGCGCGACGGCACCACCAACAGCGGCGTCACCGAGCCGTTCCAGCCCTGGGGCGACGCGATCGCGGAAGGGTGA